From the Salvia hispanica chloroplast, complete genome genome, the window TTTTTTTTTTCTCTCCACTCGGACCAACCCGCCTACTCGGCTTCTTATATTTAAAGTAATTTGTGTATCCACCCCAACGATACTATTGTTTCGTACCATTAGGGAAGAAGATCCAGGTAATATATGCACTTCCTCGGGAATGAAAAAAAAACGATCGACTTTCATTTGGTATTTTGGACTAAATTCCTTACCTCCTCTATACTCAATCAAATCCTCTTTTTTGACGATTGAATCCGTTTCGAGAGTCCCATGTTTAGTAATGCCCGAACTCTTTCTTCTGTATCGAGGATCGTCCAAATAAGCAAGAATACTATTTCTACGGAAAACGCCATTGATGGGGATTTCAATCAAGATATCCGAGGGAGGTGTTAAGTCATTCTCACATTTTTGAATCGATTGGAGTGGAATGATGAATCTATTGCTTCGCCTCTTTGAGAATAAATCAGAATTTTGGTAGAGAATGGTCGGATCTACGAGATTACAACGACCAGTACCTATAATCCGACCAAAGTATGAATAATCAAGAAGCCTATCTTCTTTTTTATCCGAAAAACGAGAAGTAAAAAATTTTTCTCTCGACGGATCATTCGTTCCTGAAAGGTTAGAAGTAGAATTTCTCTTGACAGAACAAGAATGCGCATTCATTTGATCTTGATCCTTGTGGATCGAAAGTGAAACTAGACTAGACCTGTGTGGTTCTCCTAATAATATCCATAAATGACTTGTTTTTGGTAATAGATGAACATTTCCATATGTAAATTCGGGTGCATGATACACATCGGTGCTCCAGTGCATTTCTCCGTCTGAGTCAGAATAAATATGTTTTCGAACTTTCTCTTTAAAATTCAAAGTGGATGTTCCTGCGCGAATCTCAGCAATCACTTGTTCTGATTCTACATATTGATCGTTTTGAACTAAAAGAAAACTTTGGGGTGGAATATTTACATTATGTCGACTATCTTCACTTTCAATAGTTACATACAAGTTTATGGAACAGAGAAAGGCGGGATGTCCATGGCGTGTACGTGTCGGATGAACCAAATCTTCATTGAATTTTATTTTTCCATTAGAAGGGGCTCGCACGTGTTCTGCAGTACCCCCCGTGAATACTCCGCCGGTATGAAAAGTTCGTAATGTTAATTGAGTACCCGGTTCTCCAATTGATTGGCCTGCAATAATACCTACGGCTTCTCCCAATTCAACCAGGTCGCTGTGAGTAGGACTCCGTCCATAACATAATCGACAGATCCAAGATGCACTCCTACAAGTAAAGGGGGTTCGGATGGTTATTGGTTGTGCTCGAAAGGTTATGAATCTATTTACAAGTCCAATCCCAATGTCTTGATTTCTAGTGGCAATACAGCGTGTGCCCATATATATATCATCGGCTAATACACGACCAATTAATGTTTGTATAAAAATCCTTTCTGGCATCATACCATTCCCAGGACTTACAGAAATACCACGGACGGTGCCACAATCTGTTCGACGTACAACAATGTGTTGAACTACTTCAACAAGTCTACGCGTGAGATATCCAGCATCTGATGTTCGTACAGCAGTGTCCACAACCCCTTTACGCGCTCCGTAGCAAGAAATTATATATTCTGTTAAAGAAAGCCCTTCGCGTAAATTGCTTTGAATGGGTAAATCAATCATTTGTCCTTGAGGGTCCGACATTAATCCTCTCATACCTACTAATTGATGGACCTGAGATGCATTTCCTCTAGCTCCCGAAAAAGACATTATATGAACTGGATTAAAGGGGTCGGTCATTCTAAAATTAGGATTCATTTCTTGTCGCAAATATTCACTTGTGGCATACCATATTTCAATGGATTGACGTAACTTTTCCACTGCGTGTACATTCCCACAATGATGGTGTTTTTCCAAAATAAAACTTTGTTGTTCAGCATCTTGAACTAGCCACCTCTTCGAGGGTATTGTTAAAAGATCATCAATTCCTAATGAAATGGATGTAGCAGTAGCTTGTTGAAAACCCAAAGCCTTTACTTGATCCAAGATGTGTGATGTATATGCCATTCCGAAGTGATCTATTAATCTACTAATAAGTCGTTTCATGGCAGTTCCGTCTATCACTTTATTGTGAAATACCAGATTGGCCCGTTCTGCCATAAGTACCTCCATATTCTGCTGAGTACGATTCGACAATGGGTTTGAGTCATTGATTGGAAAACTTCCTTTTTTTTGGTCTTGATTCGCGTAGAAATTCCGGAACTATGGTTCTAGTTGAAGTGAAGAGGTCTGTATTCCTACTGGTATCGTAGGATACCTTAGCCTACTAGTTAGTAGTTAGATACCGTATGAACAGGCCTGAGAAAACCCCTGTATGGCTTCTTCAATTTCTCGATAAAGAGAAATATGACCAACAGTGGTTCGAATGTATAGAAAAAGAATTTCTTTTTTTATACTTCTTACTATTAGATAGTGTCCATAAATCTCATAATAATTGCCTAAAGATTCATAGTGAACTTCGATGGGAGTTTCTCTTGAAGAAATAAGGCGTTGATCTAGTCGCCACTGAAGCCACAAAGGGCTATCTAAATTGATTCGTTTTTGCCGATAAGCTCCAATTGCATCATAGGAATTAGAAAAAAAAGCTTCTTTCATATGCTTATATTTATTATTGTCACTTCTTTTATTTTGACAGTTTTTGTGATTCCATGGATTATACCTATTTACACAAATACCTCGACGATTCCCGCTCGTTAATACATAGAGTCCAATAAGCATATCTTGGGTTGGTACGGAAATGGGATCTCCAATAGCTGGAGACAAAAGATTCATATGAGAAAACATAAGTAAACGGGCCTCCGCTTGAGCCTCCAAAGATAAGGGTACATGAACAGCCATTTGATCCCCATCAAAATCTGCATTGAATCCTTTACAAACTAATGGATGTAAACAAATAGCACGCCCCTCCACTAAAACGGGCTGGAATGCCTGTATCCCCAATTTATGCAGAGTGGGAGCTCTATTCAGCAATACAGGATGCCCCTGCATAACTTCCTGCAGTATTTCCCATACAATCCGTTCTTTTCCACGAATTTTACTCTTAGCAACTCCTATGTTCGAAGCAAGATGGTGTCTAATTAGACCACGAATTACAAATGTCTGGAAAAGCTCTATTGCTATTTCGCGCGGCAATCCACACCGGTGTAATGAAAGTGAAGGGCCTACGACAATGACGGAACGCCCTGAATAATCGACCCGTTTGCCAAGTAGAGTCTCTCGAAATCTTCCCTCTTTGCCTTCAATTACATCTGAAAATGACTTGTAAACTTTATTATGACCGTCCCTCATTGGTTGCCCACGGATTCCATTATCAAGAAGTGTATCCACAGCCTCTTGTACTAATTTCTCCTGACACATTACTAATTCTCCTGGCGTAGATCTACTTGTTGTTAATAGATCGGTAAGAGTATTGTTCCGATAGATAACTCGTCTATAGAGTTCATTAATATCCGAGCTCATTAATTTACCCCCATCTATCTGAATGATGGGTCTTAACTCAGGAGGAAGAACCGGTAATAAACACAAAACCATCCATTCTGGTTCTATATTTGTTCGAAGAAAATGCTTAGCCAATTCCATGCGTCTAACCAAAAAATCCTTTCTTCTTCCAACCTTTCGATCTTCCCATTCATTCCCCGTGGACCCTTCTTCCCCCAACTCTTTCCATTCTACCAACGAATTTTCTAGAATAATGCGTAAATCTAGATCGGCTAATTGTTCTCGAATAGCACCTGCGCCGGTAGAGATTTCTCGATTGCGAAATGTATCGAAGCCCGGGGTAGTAAAAAAAAGCGGGATGCTATATTTCCAAGATTGGATTTCATATTCGAATAAACCTCGTAATCGCAAGAAAGTAGGTTTTTTCGTTATGGGCCTAGCAAAAGAAAAATTAGGATAGGATCCTATAGGATCTCCCCCTTTCAAAATCGGACGTGAAAGTTTCCTTTCATCCGGCTCAAGTAGGTACACCAACTAAATAAAGGGGTTCTCGCTTTCAAATTCTAGAAAACCCCAAAATAAAAAGATCTACTCCTTACTCAAGTTCCCAGTGAAGACCAAGCAAGATTTCATCGATTCCGCTTATTTATTAATAAAATTAATATTTTCTTAATTCGTTATTCAATTTCGACATAAATGAAATGTGGAATTCTTGAGTAGTCTACTTCCCTTCGAATGAGAAATTCCTTAATTCTTAATTAGAATTCAAAAATGAAATTAAAGAATACCTTGGAATTCAAATTCATAAGGGATTTACTTGTCTATGTATTGTTCCATTCGATCTGTTAGGTCCCTACTTAACCTCGACGGTTCTGCCACGATGCCTTTAAAGCCTATACGCGATGGATAGACTCCTGTAACCATGACATATTTGCTTGTTTGAACATAATTTCTTTCCAAAAGAAAGTAAATGGTTAATTCCACAAAACAAATAAATCTTTTTTACGAGGTACAAATATAAATTTTTGGATTTGTTCCAAAATTGACCATAGATAAATTCCCCTTTTGATTTGGGAGTATTGACTACACCCCTAAGTCTGAGCTTCGTGGTACTCTTACCGAGTAACATGTCAGATCCAGGGCATCCCACAATTGGATTGACTGGGATGACAGTTTCTCATTCCGAATCTGTAAAATCATAATTTTGATCAAATCACACATCGCAATATACTAGGCCTTCTAATTCTTTAAGAGGTTTATCTAAAAGATTCGCAATATAACTGGGAAGACGTTTTAAATACCACACATGGGTTACTGGGCATGCGAGTTTGATGTAGCCCATTTGATATCTTCGTATCCGAGAATCAACAAACTCGACCCCGCATTGTTCACAAAAATTCGGGTTTTCTTTTTCATCTTCGATTACTCGATAATTTCCACAAGCACAAATTCCACTTTTGATAGGCCCAAAAATTCTTTCACAAAATAATCCATCTTTTTCCGGTTTATTGGTTTTGTAATGAAAAGTATAGGGTTTTGTCACCTCTCCAACTATCTCCCCATTAGGTAGGATTTTAGTGGCCCAAGCGCTTATTTGTTGAGGAGAAACTAATCCAATTCGTAGCTGTTGGTGTTTATACCGATCGATCATAGAATACAAATTCGGATTTATTCCGATTAAGCTTCCTTCCTATTAATCTGGAAGTTTTTCTCAGATACAAGGAAATGATTCAGTTCCAGAGCTAAAGATCGTAGTTCTCGAACAAGCAGTCGAAATGATTCGGGAGCATCCTCAGGATTAGGTATTGTTCCTCCAGTGATCGTAGTACCAAGTACTTCTTGACGCGCTCTAATATGATCAGATTTATAAGTAAGCATCTCTTGTAAAATATGAGCAACACCAAATCCTTCTAGAGCCCAAACCTCCATTTCTCCTACCCGTTGTCCCCCTTGTTTTGCCCTTCCCCTAAGGGGTTGTTGTGTAACAAGCGCATAATGTCCACTGGAACGTCCATGGATTTTATCATCAACTTGATGAATTAATTTCAAGATATAAGGCTTTCCTATTATAACGGGTTGTTCAAAAGGGCTCCCCGTCCTTCCATCAAATATTCTGCTTTTTCCTGGATATTCGGGTTCAAATACCCATGGATTCGCTGTTTGCTTACTGGCTTCATATAATTCAGAAAACACTAGTTTTCTGGAAGCTTCTTGTTCATATCTCTCATCAAAAGGCGCTATTCGATAATGTCTGTCTAGCAAACCCCCTGCTAACCCGAGCGAACATTCAAATATCTGTCCTACATTCATTCGTGAAGGTACTCCTAATGGGTTGAAGACCATATCAACAGGTTTTCCATCTTGCAGATAAGGCATATCTTGTCTCGGCAAAATTTTTGAAATGATACCTTTATTTCCATGCCTTCCGGCTACTTTATCGCCTACTTTGATTTCACGTTTCTGTGAAATATATACACGAATCATTTCTGGATTATAACTAGAACCTCCTCTTTTCTGGATCCACCTCACATCAATAACCCGGCCCCTACCACCTATAGGGAGTTTTAAACAAGTTTCTTTTGAAGTAGATACCTGAATGCCGAGTATAGCCCGTAACAATCTATCTTCGGGGGCATACGAGGATTCTTTCACCATTTGGGGCGTTAATTTACCTACTAAAATATCACCCGTCTCTACCCAAGATCCCAACATCACAATTCCATTTTTGTTTAAATTGCGAAGTAAATGGGCTTCTAAATGCGGTATTTCGTTAGTGATCCTTTCAGGGCCTTGGCTTGTCACATGAGTCTGAATCTCATATTTCCGTATGTGAAAAGAAGTATAAATATCTTCATATACCAAACGCTCGCTAATGAGTACCGCATCTTCAGAATTGTAACCCTCCCATGGCATATAAGCTACTAATACGTTTTTCCCCAAAGCAAGTTCGCCACCAACCGTAGCAGCACCATCTGCTAAAATTTGTCCCTTTTTAATGCATTTACCCCGGCGAACCTGGGGTTTTTGATGCATACAAGTATTTTTGTTGGAACGTTCATACATAACTAATGAAATGCTTAGAGTATCTCCATTCCCCGAGAAAAGGATTTTGTCAATATCTATATAAATGATCTTTCCCCCGCGTTCAGCTATAGCAAGAGCCCCCGAATCTAGAGCTGCTTGTCGTTCCAACCCAGTTCCGATAATGCATTTCTCGGACCGAGAAAGCGGAACTGCCTGGCGTTGCATATTAGAACTCATTAAAGCCCTATTCGCATCATTATGTTCAATAAAAGGAATGAGGGAAGCTCCAATAGAAAAATATTGGAAGGGAAAAATACTTCGAAGATGAACCCGTTCCCATGCAATAGTCAGGAATTCTTGACGGTATCGAGCTGGAACAACCTGCTCTTCCTGAATATCCTGATTCAACGCCAAAGAATTTCCTGCTGCTAACATATAGTATTCATCTCTATCGGGTGATAAATAAAGCAGCCGTGACCCCGTCGATTTCTCCGAAATGTCATAAAACGGACTTTCTAGAGATCCCCAATAACCCATCCTCGCATGAATTGCTAAGGATCCAATAAGTCCAACATTGATTCCCTCCGATGTGTCAATTGGGCAAATACGCCCATAGTGACTAGGATGGATATCTCGTATCCGAAAACTAGCAGTTCGCCCTGTTAGTCCTCCAGGACCTAAATAACTCAACTTTCTCCCATGAACTATTTGTGTCAATGGATTAGTTCGATCTAAAACTTGAGATAAGGGGTGTAAACCAAAAAAGGATTCATAAGTGGTTGTTAATGGAGTTGAAGTTACCAAATTCTGAGGAGTCGGTATCAATTTATGCCGAATTGCTCCACATATAGTTCCTCGAACCACATTTTCTAAACGAACCAGAGACAATCCGAATTGATCTTGTAAAAGATCCGCTACAGAGCGAATGCGCTTATTTTTCAAATGATTCATATCGTCAAGTGTACCCATTCCAAATTTAAGTCCAATTAAATGATCGGCAGCCGCCAGTATGTCTCGGGGTAACAAAAATGTATTGTTCTGGGGTATATCAAGGTTTAGTCTTCGGTTCATATTTCGTCGACCAATCCTTCCCAATTCACATCTTTGTTGAAAAAACTTCTTTTGTAATTCCTTACATAAGGATTCAGAAAATACCGGATCCCCGCCTACACAAGCAAATTGTTGATAAAACTCCAAAATGGCATTTTCTTTTGATCCAATTTTTTTTCTCTCCTTATCATTCAGAAAAGACAAAAAAATTTCAGGATAATAAACATTGTCTAAAATTTCTCTTAGATTTGAACCCATAGCTGATAATAGAACTAGAATAGATATTTTTTGTTTCCTACTCACGCGAGCCCATATCCTTGCTTTTCTATCAATCTCTAATTCTAATCTTCCTCCCCAATCTGATATTATGGTGCCGGTATAGACCGAAATTCTGTTATGGTCCAATTCTGACCGGTAATAAATACCGGGACTTTGCAGTATTTGATTGATCACAATTCTATATATTCCATTTACTATAGAAGTTCCTAGGGAATTCATTAGAGGAATGTTTCCAATTAAAATAGTTTGTTCTTGCATATCTCTACTGGTTTTCCAAATTAATCTCGCGGATACATATAATTCAGAAGAATATGTGAGTGATTCATACACAGCATTTCTTTCCTTTATTGAGGGTTCTACCAATTGATATCTTTCCAAAAAGAATTGAAATTCGATTTCATGATCTGTATCTTCAATTTTTGGAAACTTATAAAGTTCTTCTGCCAAACCCCGATTGATGAACCTACAAAACCCTTCAAACTGTATCTGATTAAATCCAGGTATTGTAGACATTGTCTCGTTTGCATCCCCGAGCATTTTGAATTTCCCTTTTATAAAAAAATCCCATTAAATTCGAATTATATTATTAAGTACATTCTTCGTCGAATTAGATCGACGGTCTAGCACTGATGGAATTTCTATTCTGTTTACTGAATCACATGAAATTTGACCCAACTCCATATTTGAAATGAAACGTCTGAACTACGTATGAACGAAGAAATAAAGAGAATTTTCCACTTAAATCGGAAGTTTCAACAGATCAAAATGGAAAGGAATTAATAAAACAATCCTGGAAACGGAATTCTGTCATTTAGACTTATTAAGGTCATAGGGTTTTGTATAGAATAACAAAACAAAAAAAGAATGAAAATTATACCATTATTATTATGATATTACATATTCGAATTTGAGAAAAAGAAAAAGATTCTTGGGTTGGGGGACAAAAAAAAAGCAGATAGAATCCGTTTTTTAGCATTAGGGATTTCATTGTTCAAAAAACGATTCAAAGAGAAGAGATATTTTTGTACTTTACTTATTTTTGAGTAGAATATTATTTGAAGTGTATCGTATAATATTGTATAATATAAGAAGGGTTTCGTTTATTAATATTAAACACGTATACAGATAGCTATAGACTTCTCTTTTATTGACGGTTCTATTCGGCACAGCCCCGAGCGTGCTCTATCAAAAGAAAATTTCCATTCATGCATGAAATGAAGTAGGATAATTTTAGGATAATTCCTTATTGATAATATATCTAAATAATAGATATCTGTATTTATGTTCTGGGGTTTACACATACTCATATGTTTTGTTATAATTGAAATTGAGAAATCTTTTTTTAATTGAAAAATCAATACTGATTAGTTCTGCTTTAATTTGTATGTTGTCATTAGGAAAACACAATTTGAAATTAAAATCCCAGAATCGTTCATGAATTCCAAGTAAGGAGTCAATAGTCAATGGTTCAAATTTCTCGTATGAAAAATACACATTTTATTTCGCAATAGAAAAACGAGAGAATGTTTTTAGCATTGTGTATTTTCAGATACTATACAATCAAAGGGATTTGATCAAATCCAATCAAAAGGGGTATGTATTTATTTTTTAAAAGGATTAAGGAAGACAGAAGTTAAAACGCAAGTAGAATAATAATTCCGTAATCTGGAAAAAGTTGCACCTATTTTGTATCATTTTGGCGGCATGGCCGAGCGGTAAGGCGGGGGACTGCAAATCCTTTTTCCCCAGTTCAAATCCGGGTGTCGCCTAAATCACCAAAAAACTCGAAATCATAATCGATTTATTGGATTGGTTTCTCAATAGTGTTCGGTAGAACCCATTTTTGACTCTGCGACATTAATTCCACTATTATTACGGAGGAATAATTCCTTCGTATTTATAGAAATTAGGGGGCATAATGCACATGGATATAGTAAGTCTCGCTTGGGCTGGTTTAATGGTAGTCTTTACATTTTCCCTTTCACTCGTAGTGTGGGGAAGAAGTGGACTTTAGAAGTACTACTAATTGAGTTCAGGAACCAAACCCGCTTGTTTTATAGATCGTTCTGCAACGCATTTTGAATTATTTAAAATAAAATGAATTTGGAATCCCATTGGATTCCAATGGAGTAATCTATGATAGGAATCATACTCTTTCAATCCAAGAGATATTTCATTGATTCCCGTCTTTGGACTTCGAAAAGAAAGGGATTCAGATGATTGGAAATTTATTCCAACCTAAAATTCTTCCGAAATTTTCTATTTCAATCAACGGGCATGGGCTCTTACTATCTTTATAGGCGGATACTAAGGAAGACCGTACCTTTTTCTTTTTTTTTATTTCCCTCTTGACTCTTCAAAAAAGAAGTCGGTTTGTTAAGCGTATCCGCACTTCTATAAGAAATGATATAGAGATAGTGGTTGTTTAAGGAGAGACTGGGAAATAATAAGATCTTGCCTCAGGCGGGTTACATATCGGGCATTTACCCTTTGGTTTCTATTCTAATTTTAGAAAGGCGGTTTATACTTTATCGCCTTATTTCATATGGCGTTAAAAATAGGCGAGGTTTCCCCTTCCTTATTAAGAAAAGGAAAGGAATTAGAATCCTAAAATAAGAATTATTTCAGATTGAGCGGAACAAATAGATGTAGCAAATTTGGTCTTATGTCAATTCCATAGAATATATTGATATGGAAATGGAATTAATATACACATATAGGAAGAGAATATTGCAGATTGATATATAGAAACTTAAGCGTTTATCTTTATTCTAGATTACAGCTTTATAGACTAAGAGATAGATAGTATGGTAGAAAAATGAATTTTTCTACCATACTATCTATCTCTTAGATAATTTCCGATTATAGTGTGCTCATTTCATTTAAGTTAAGACGTGAAATTGGATCCCTTTCATTTTACTTCGTAAATTTTGGATAAGAACTTGGAAGGAAAGTTTGATTCAAATTCATTTGAAAATTCAATCGAATTAATCATTTTGACTGACTGTTTTTACGTAAATGATAAGTAGAAAGGCGGTAGGAACTAGAATGAATAGTGCAGTAGCAATAAATGCAAGAATATTTACTTCCATAATCTCATCGGTTTTTTACTTCGCAATAACTCGGGATTTAATCCCCTAGAGATGATAAATCTATCGTCTGTAAATTCAATGAATGAATTACCTCTCGATGATCTTGAACCGGATCACTATCATGAATAACAATATCTGATCTATCAAATCAACCCGCCGTCAAGACTTGAATAGTATAACATAGGAAGTTCTTTTATCCATACCGAATCAAAATTGGGATTCCTAACTCAATTACTCCAAAATGATATTTATCATCCGTTTCCTTGTTTTTTCTATAACCCACCTTGCGTTTTCCTTGGACAATCTTCTGATGAAGGATCATCAGGTTTATAGAAAGGGAAAAATGAATTTTTGTATTTATTGGATCCGTCGGGATTGACGGGGCTCGAACCCGCAGCTTCCGCCTTGACAGGGCGGTGCTCTAACCGATTGAACTACAATCCCAGGGAAATAAGGGATCTGGCAGAAATTTTGATTCTTTTTTATCTTCGTATGGGGTTAAAGGACAAGGGGTTTTAGACTATCTCATGGTAGATTGATGCGGTTTATTGGGCCGAGCTGGATTTGAACCAGCGTAGACATATTGCCAACGAATTTACAGTCCGTCCCCATTAACCGCTCGGGCATCGACCCAGGAAGAATCCATTAAATTTTTTTTATCGGCTTATTGGTAATCCATGATCAACTTCCTTTCCTAGTACCCTACCCCCAGGGGAATTCGAATCCCCGCTGCCTCCTTGAAAGAGAGATGTCCTAAACCACTAGACGATGGGGGCCACCTTGACCAACCGCCCTCATACTATGATCATAGTATGATCCGTTTTTTAAAATTGTCAATATAACGGAATGATCAGATCCGAGGGATCTTTCCGTTTTTCATAATTGTATAGAATTTTTGTATTCGTCATTCATATTTATGAATCGTTCATTAGAATCAGCATTCTCTATATAAATCTGGCGGGATCAAGAAGTTATCAAAAATTTTGTTTAAAACTTTTCGTTCAAGGGGACAAGTAGAATCTCTTCATCACATGATTCAATGTAATATATCAAAATTTTGGATATCGAATTGGTAAGTGTACATGTATGTTATGTATCAATGAAGTGAATTTGGTTTTAATAAGGATTACCTCAATAAAAGAAATTAGGGCCGGCCTTGTCTTGACACAATTCATTTTACCCCGACTTTCTAGGCAAATCCATTTGATTATAGCCACTATGAGTCTATTGTATATTACTGTATATACTTATATATAATATATGTGCATATAGGGATTTTATCTACAGAGTGACTCGTTCGGGAATTAAATAAAATAAGCCCTTTTAACTCAGTGGTAGAGTAACGCCATGGTAAGGCGTAAGTCATCGGTTCAAATCCGATAAAGGGCTTTTCTTTTTTCAAAAAATTTTTCCTAAAAGTCCAGTCATAGTAGAGATCTTTTTTTTGGAATACAAAGAGAACTAACCAGATAGATAATAGGTTACCATTATACTGAGTTAGAGTTTAGAGTATAGTAGTTCTAGTTATAAGGTGGAATATTTCTTCGAGAAATTTTCATGCTTATATGAATAAGCACAAGTCGCCTCTTGAATCGGCAAAGACCTCTCTTTTCCATTCTACCTAGCAAATCCCATTGGAAAGATTCGAAATCAACAAAAGAAAAAGTAAGTGGACCTGACCCATTGAATTATAACCATATCCACTATTCTGATATTAAAATTCGATAGAGATGAAATTTGAATTAGAACAGTTCACCCGTCTCACTTTTTAATTTCATTTCTTTGGACTTGGAAAGAATTTGTTGATAGTTCCGATTCAATCTTCTTGTTCCTATATTTTCTACGGGAACAAGTTATTATCCCCTTCCTTTACAGGGAACTCTTTCGTTCAAGTCACAACATAAGAGCCGTTTTCACTATCTTTCTTTGATTCCAAATCAAGATTAATTTCTATCTATCTAAGTCTATTTAGATATATAGCTATCAGATTGCGGTTTCATGTACCAACCATTTCTATGTTGCATTGTCGCATCTGATATTTTTGTTACGACAGTGTAATGGAGAATGGATGCGAGAAAGATACTTTTCTCTTTTTTGATTAAATTCAATAAAAAAATGAAAGTATCTTTCTTTCTAAGAGATAAGATTCAATAGAAAAAGATTCGAAGCGTCTTTTTGACTTTGACTCGTGGGAAGATATACTCTGGAATCTTGGATTTATCTGAAGGAAGAAAGAAAAGAAGATATAACAAAGAAGACACTCAAAGAAAATGAAAAAAGAAATTAATACAATTATGTATATGCAATTGGCATAGTTTAGTATACATAGAAATTAGAACAGTCTAGAAATAGCTTTCTTTTTCTCAATCTCACAAACAAGATCTAAGAATAACAAAAAATAATATTAGAAAGAATAACATTAGTTAATCGAAGAAGAGGGGAGGTAGATCGCAGGATCGGTTAGTAGTGAGGGA encodes:
- the rpoB gene encoding RNA polymerase beta subunit, coding for MLGDANETMSTIPGFNQIQFEGFCRFINRGLAEELYKFPKIEDTDHEIEFQFFLERYQLVEPSIKERNAVYESLTYSSELYVSARLIWKTSRDMQEQTILIGNIPLMNSLGTSIVNGIYRIVINQILQSPGIYYRSELDHNRISVYTGTIISDWGGRLELEIDRKARIWARVSRKQKISILVLLSAMGSNLREILDNVYYPEIFLSFLNDKERKKIGSKENAILEFYQQFACVGGDPVFSESLCKELQKKFFQQRCELGRIGRRNMNRRLNLDIPQNNTFLLPRDILAAADHLIGLKFGMGTLDDMNHLKNKRIRSVADLLQDQFGLSLVRLENVVRGTICGAIRHKLIPTPQNLVTSTPLTTTYESFFGLHPLSQVLDRTNPLTQIVHGRKLSYLGPGGLTGRTASFRIRDIHPSHYGRICPIDTSEGINVGLIGSLAIHARMGYWGSLESPFYDISEKSTGSRLLYLSPDRDEYYMLAAGNSLALNQDIQEEQVVPARYRQEFLTIAWERVHLRSIFPFQYFSIGASLIPFIEHNDANRALMSSNMQRQAVPLSRSEKCIIGTGLERQAALDSGALAIAERGGKIIYIDIDKILFSGNGDTLSISLVMYERSNKNTCMHQKPQVRRGKCIKKGQILADGAATVGGELALGKNVLVAYMPWEGYNSEDAVLISERLVYEDIYTSFHIRKYEIQTHVTSQGPERITNEIPHLEAHLLRNLNKNGIVMLGSWVETGDILVGKLTPQMVKESSYAPEDRLLRAILGIQVSTSKETCLKLPIGGRGRVIDVRWIQKRGGSSYNPEMIRVYISQKREIKVGDKVAGRHGNKGIISKILPRQDMPYLQDGKPVDMVFNPLGVPSRMNVGQIFECSLGLAGGLLDRHYRIAPFDERYEQEASRKLVFSELYEASKQTANPWVFEPEYPGKSRIFDGRTGSPFEQPVIIGKPYILKLIHQVDDKIHGRSSGHYALVTQQPLRGRAKQGGQRVGEMEVWALEGFGVAHILQEMLTYKSDHIRARQEVLGTTITGGTIPNPEDAPESFRLLVRELRSLALELNHFLVSEKNFQINRKEA
- the petN gene encoding cytochrome b6/f complex subunit VIII, translating into MDIVSLAWAGLMVVFTFSLSLVVWGRSGL
- the psbM gene encoding photosystem II protein M, which gives rise to MEVNILAFIATALFILVPTAFLLIIYVKTVSQND